Part of the Acomys russatus chromosome 19, mAcoRus1.1, whole genome shotgun sequence genome, cggacagccaggggtacacagaaaaactgtcttgaaaaaaaaaaaacaaaaccaaaccaaaacaaaaaaaccaaaaaccaaaaacaaacaaacaaacaaaaaaaaaaaaaaaaaaaaaaaagaaaaaagaaaaaagaaaaaagaaaaagaaaaagaaaaagaaaagaaagaaagaaactgcccaTTTGCAATAGGGCACTGGCAggtccttgcttttgttttctgtttgtgtggtgctggagaaggaacccAGATCCTTGAGCATATTGGACACATGCTCTGTCACTGAGATGCATCCTGCCACATATATGGAGGACCCtaagcaggtgctctaccactgagccacaccccagcccctcactgggggattctaggcaggggctctaccactgaaccacaccccagcccctcactgggggattctaggcaggtgctcttccactgagccacaccccagcccctcactgggggattctaggcaggggctctatcactgagccacaccccagcccctcactgggggattctaggcaggtgctctaccactgagccacaccccagcccctcactgggggattctaggcaggtgctctaccactaagccacaccccagcccctcactgggggattctaggcaagcacCTTATTGCTAATTCATGACTCTATGAACACCTGTATGTATGAggttatgtatacatacacaaggAGACCCACAAACATaaataagtacaaaaaaaaaaaaaaaaaaaaaaagcctcaaggTGAATGGCTTTCCTGAAAATGACACGTAAGGTTAATCTATAGTCTCTAAATACATGTGGATCTgggcttgcatgtgtgtgcatgagatgcacatgcacacacacacacacacacacacacacacacacacacacacacacacaaataaatgcttGAAAAACTGGAgacaaaagcaggaaaagaaagtcCAAGGTGCTTACACAAAGCCAGGCTGCCCTTGTCTCCTCCAGAGCCTGGTTTGTGGTGGGCCACAAGCATACAGTGACTGTCTTGGAGGAACTGCTGCTGGACAAAGCAGGAATACCACATTTCAATTTCCTTGAGGTGACTTGGGATGTCAGCATTGAAGACAATCACCACTCCATGAGCATCCTTCATCAGGGCTGGCCAGCAGGACTCAAACCTGCCGGgggaaaggaagtcaggagagagTGGTAGAACAACCTCGCTTCTCAATGctgctgtgtttttattattatctttatggCAGCACTGGGGGCTTTACACATGTTgtgcaagtgctctaccactgagccacaccccagcccctcactgggggattctaggcaggtgctctaccactgagccacaccccagcccctcactgggggattctaggcaggtgctgtaccactgagccacaccccagcccctcactgggggatcctaggcaggtgctctaccactgagccacaccccagcccctcactgggggattctaggcaggtgctctaccactgagccacaccccagcccctcactgggggattctaggcagctgttctaccactgagccatctaaccCCAACCCTGTTTTTTGTCAGTCACCTGTCAAAGCAGAGCTGTGTTAGAAGAAACTTACTTAGAGTCACCACCACAGTCCCACAGCTCGAACTCGCAGCCCGTgcctttgttgttgctggtgaCATGTGGGTTCTCAAACTCTAGGATCCTAAAAAACGCAAACAGCACAGCAGGACCTGTGACTAGGAAGCAGCTTCGGAATACGTACAGCACCCAAGGAATGAATGATGCCTCACAAATTTCGAGACGAGGATTGGGCAGGCTCACCTCACACCTTGTGTTGGGTTGTATTCAGTGATGTCTGAGGATTCAGTCAGAAAGTTGGCCAAAACCGTTTTGCCACTCTGTGAAAGGAAgagcaaataaaacagaaagataaagcACACAGGAGCCCTCAAgtatggcagcacacatctgtcaccccagcacACAGGTGGCAGCAGGGAAGCTGTGCACAATGAGACCCCATAGCCTGCCTGGGACTAGGTGTGGTGAAGTACTGGCCACAACTCTCTGAGATCTCAAGGACAGAGAGCCTTTGTCTGGAAGCATACTGCCCTAACACAATGTGCACAGCTTGGGTTGGGGCCCAGCGAGCCTTTCCTTACACCCTGGGTGGTACTCAGGTAACTTATCTGAGAATagaaaaccagaaaccaaaccaccaccaccaccaccaccaccaccaccaccaccacccaggtaaGTGCAGGtcccaccacccctcccctgctcctctccACATCTCTAGCCAGTCTGTTGTGGACATGAGGTCATGATGAGGATCAAGGTCAATGCTGAGACCCAGGTTTTTGGACTCTTGTCTTGCTGGGTCACAAGGTCACCCATCTACTTCTCCTTATGAATTGCATTATGACAGCAATCAACTTTCCTATAAAAGATCAACATGGACAGTAAGACAACTTTTCTGAGCCTTCTACGCAAGCCAGGtttccactcatccatccatccaatcaaACACCCActcaccaccatccatccacccatcatccactCAACCACCCActcaccaccatccatccacccatcatccactCAACCACCCACTCACCACCATCCATNNNNNNNNNNNNNNNNNNNNNNNNNNNNNNNNNNNNNNNNNNNNNNNNNNNNNNNNNNNNNNNNNNNNNNNNNNNNNNNNNNNNNNNNNNNNNNNNNNNNcacacacacacacacacacacacacacacaaataaatgcttGAAAAACTGGAgacaaaagcaggaaaagaaagtcCAAGGTGCTTACACAAAGCCAGGCTGCCCTTGTCTCCTCCAGAGCCTGGTTTGTGGTGGGCCACAAGCATACAGTGACTGTCTTGGAGGAACTGCTGCTGGACAAAGCAGGAATACCACATTTCAATTTCCTTGAGGTGACTTGGGATGTCAGCATTGAAGACAATCACCACTCCATGAGCATCCTTCATCAGGGCTGGCCAGCAGGACTCAAACCTGCCGGGgggaaaggaagtcaggagagagTGGTAGAACAACCTCGCTTCTCAATGctgctgtgtttttattattatctttatggCAGCACTGGGGGCTTTACACATGTTgtgcaagtgctctaccactgagccacacccagcccctcactgggggattctaggcaggtgctctaccactgagccacaccccagcccctcactgggggattctaggcaggtgctgtaccactgagccacaccccagcccctcactgggggatcctaggcaggtgctctaccactgagccacccccagcccctcactgggggattctaggcaggtgctctaccactgagccacaccccagcccctcactgggggattctaggcagctgttctaccactgagccatctaaccCCAACCCTGTTTTTTGTCAGTCACCTGTCAAAGCAGAGCTGTGTTAGAAGAAACTTACTTAGAGTCACCACCACAGTCCCACAGCTCGAACTCGCAGCCCGTgcctttgttgttgctggtgaCATGTGGGTTCTCAAACTCTAGGATCCTAAAAAACGCAAACAGCACAGCAGGACCTGTGACTAGGAAGCAGCTTCGGAATACGTACAGACCCAAGGAATGAATGATGCCTCACAAATTTCGAGACGAGGATTGGGCAGGCTCACCTCACACCTTGTGGGTTGTATTCAGTGATGTCTGAGGATTCAGTCAGAAAGTTGGCCAAAACCGTTTTGCCACTCTGTGAAAGGAAgagcaaataaaacagaaagataaagcACACAGGAGCCTCAAgtatggcagcacacatctgtcaccccagcacACAGGTGGCAGCAGGGAAGCTGTGCACAATGAGACCCCATAGCCTGCCTGGGACTAGGTGTGTGAAGTACTGGCCACAACTCTCTGAGATCTCAAGGACAGAGAGCCTTTGTCTGGAAGCATACTGCCCTAACACAATGTGCACAGCTTGGGTTGGGGCCCAGCGAGCCTTTCCTTACACCCTGGGTGGTACTCAGGTAACTTATCTGAGAATagaaaaccagaaaccaaaccaccaccaccaccaccaccaccacccaccaccaccacccaggtaaGTGCAGGTCCCAccaccctcccctgctcctctccACATCTCTAGCCAGTCTGTTGTGGACATGAGGTCATGATGAGGATCAAGGTCAATGCTGAGACCCAGGTTTTTGGACTCTTGTCTTGCTGGGTCACAAGGTCACCCACTACTTCGCCTTATGAATTGCATTATGACAGCAAGCAACTTTCCTATAAAAGATCAACAtggacagaagacaacttttctgAGCCTCTACGCAAGCCAGGTTTCCACCAGCCATCCAACAAACACCCActcaccaccatccatccacccatcatccactCAACCACCCACTCACcaccagccagccacccagcatCCACTCAACCACCCACGCACCACCATCCAGCCACCCATCATCCACTCAACCACCCActcaccaccatccatccacccatcgcCACGCAAACACCCACGCACCACCATCCAGCCACCATCATCCACTCAACACACCCACGCACCACCATCCATCCACTCAGCATCCACTCAAACACCCACTCACCACCATCCATCCAGCATCCACTCAACCACCCACATCCACCCATGCAGCAAACCACCCACTCacagccaaccagccagccaaacacCTAcgcacccagccagccagccaaccaccAGCCAAAACGACGACACCCATCCAGCCAACCAGCCATCCAAACACTCGACGCACCCAgccatccagccagccagccaaacacCGACgcacccatccatccagccagccagccatccagccagccagccaaacacCGACGCACCCAGCCAGCCTCCatccaaccagccagccagcaacACCTACGCACCCAGCCATCCATCCAAACACCTACGCACccagccatccatccagccaGCCATCCAAACacctactcacccatccatccagcatccagccatccatccagccaAACACCGACACCCAGCatccagccagccacccagccaaacacctactcacccatccatccatccaaccagcCATCCAAACacctactcacccatccatccatccatccaaacacctactcacccatccatccatccaaccatccatccaaacacctactcacccatccatccatccagccatccaccaaacacctactcacccatccatccatccatccatccatccaaacacctactcacccatccatccatccatccatccatccaaacacctactcacccatccatccatccatccatccatccaaacacctactcacccatccatccatccatccatccatccaaacacctactcacccatccatccatccatccatccatccaaacacctactcacccatccatccatccaaacacctactcacccatccatccatccatccatccatccatccatccatccaaacacctactcacccatccatccatccatccatccatccaaacacctactcacccatccatccatccatccatccaaacacctactcacccatccatccatccatccatccatccatccaaacacctactcacccatccatccatccatccatccatccatccaaacacctactcacccatccatccatccatccaaacacctactcacccatccatccatccatccatccaaacacctactcacccatccatccatccatccattaattCAACCACACACTTACTACCCACCCATTCGTCCACTTGACTACCCAATAACtctcccatccacccatctactcaACCAAcccactccccctctccccaacCATCAACCTTTCTACTCAACTATCCACTTGTGCCCATCTGTAAAAATccaagtttttttccccctatacctgtcctagctcccaaataatgacacagagacctatatatttaataaaagcttCAGGAAAATACTGAGCTACTCTAACCCAAGtatgctggcctggcctacttcccagccatgtggcctGGGACCTGCCATCTCAGCCTCACCCTAGCTATTCCCTCTTCAGGATCTGTGTCCTCATGGTGACTTCCTCATCAACCTCCCTTCCCTGTTCTCCACGTGGGAGCCCCCTCACTGGGATCAGAAGTACCGCCTTATTGTCTCCTGCCCAGTTATTGGTTGTTTAGCTCTTTATTAACGAGTCAAAAGTGATGAAGAACattttttatacaacattgagacaggagatgcttaaTACTAATGACAATGCCAATGTTGGACTGCAAACAGATCTCTAGGTGCACCAGCATTTAAATACACAATGCAC contains:
- the Ift22 gene encoding intraflagellar transport protein 22 homolog isoform X2, which produces MKDAHGVVIVFNADIPSHLKEIEMWYSCFVQQQFLQDSHCMLVAHHKPGSGGDKGSLALSPPLNKLKLVHSNLEEDPEEVREEFIKYLKSIINSMSESRDREEMLIIT
- the Ift22 gene encoding intraflagellar transport protein 22 homolog isoform X1, whose protein sequence is MLKAKILFVGPCESGKTVLANFLTESSDITEYNPTQGVRILEFENPHVTSNNKGTGCEFELWDCGGDSKFESCWPALMKDAHGVVIVFNADIPSHLKEIEMWYSCFVQQQFLQDSHCMLVAHHKPGSGGDKGSLALSPPLNKLKLVHSNLEEDPEEVREEFIKYLKSIINSMSESRDREEMLIIT